A genomic stretch from Candidatus Eisenbacteria bacterium includes:
- a CDS encoding epoxide hydrolase → MTPLEEVIESPATEVRPFQVSVPEENLADLRRRVTATRWPTKELVEDRSQGVQLATLRELARYWTSEHDWRACEARLNALPQFKTEIDGVEIHFIHVRSRHENALPLIMTHGWPGSVIELLETIGPLTDPTAHGGTPEDAFHLVLPSLPGYGFSGEPAELGWESGRIARAWATLMERLGYTGYVAQGGDVGADVTDAMGRQGPKGLRGIHLTLLTGALGIADQLPATSERERAAFQAVGTFKATGFGYFLEQSTRPQTIGYSLLDSPIGLAAWMLDHDTDSYTKISRAFVEGKPVGRLTRDTILDNITLYWLTGTGASAARWYWEFGQVLAAAIASGAAPPPVQVPVGFTTFPGELWAAPRSWAEAVYPGLAYFNEVGRGGHFAAWEEPALFASELRAAFRPLR, encoded by the coding sequence ATGACTCCGCTCGAAGAGGTCATCGAGTCCCCGGCGACGGAAGTTCGTCCCTTCCAAGTGAGTGTTCCTGAAGAGAACTTGGCGGACCTCCGCCGGCGCGTGACGGCGACCCGCTGGCCCACCAAGGAGCTCGTCGAGGACCGGTCCCAGGGGGTGCAGCTGGCCACGCTGCGCGAGCTCGCCCGGTACTGGACGAGCGAGCACGACTGGCGCGCGTGTGAGGCGCGATTGAACGCGCTCCCGCAGTTCAAGACCGAGATCGACGGGGTGGAGATCCACTTCATTCACGTCCGGTCCCGGCATGAGAACGCGTTGCCGCTGATCATGACCCATGGCTGGCCCGGCTCCGTCATCGAGCTGCTCGAGACCATCGGCCCGCTGACCGACCCGACGGCGCACGGCGGGACTCCGGAGGATGCCTTCCATCTGGTGCTGCCGTCCTTGCCCGGGTACGGCTTCTCGGGAGAGCCGGCCGAGCTCGGTTGGGAGTCCGGACGCATCGCGCGCGCGTGGGCGACGCTGATGGAGCGCCTCGGATACACGGGCTACGTGGCCCAGGGAGGCGACGTGGGCGCCGACGTCACGGATGCGATGGGACGCCAGGGTCCGAAGGGGCTGCGCGGCATCCACCTCACCTTGCTCACGGGGGCGCTGGGGATCGCGGATCAGCTTCCCGCGACGTCCGAGCGGGAACGCGCGGCGTTCCAGGCGGTCGGGACGTTCAAAGCAACCGGTTTCGGCTACTTCCTGGAGCAATCCACGCGTCCTCAGACGATCGGCTACTCCTTGCTGGATTCCCCCATCGGACTCGCGGCCTGGATGCTCGACCATGACACGGACAGCTACACCAAGATTTCCCGCGCGTTCGTGGAAGGCAAGCCCGTGGGCCGTCTCACGCGGGACACCATCCTCGACAACATCACGCTGTACTGGCTGACGGGCACCGGCGCCTCGGCAGCCCGGTGGTACTGGGAGTTCGGACAGGTCCTGGCCGCGGCCATCGCATCCGGCGCGGCACCGCCGCCGGTCCAGGTTCCCGTCGGCTTCACGACGTTCCCCGGCGAGCTCTGGGCTGCTCCGCGTAGCTGGGCGGAAGCGGTGTACCCCGGCCTCGCGTACTTCAACGAGGTCGGCCGCGGCGGACACTTCGCGGCGTGGGAAGAGCCGGCACTCTTCGCCTCCGAGCTGCGCGCCGCGTTCCGGCCGCTGCGGTGA